A region from the Acyrthosiphon pisum isolate AL4f chromosome A1, pea_aphid_22Mar2018_4r6ur, whole genome shotgun sequence genome encodes:
- the LOC100163422 gene encoding zinc transporter 1 isoform X1, with product MNSFKMSVKKVLRIFNPHAVHMVILLMLCYFLVQLVFSHISHSLTLLVDSYHVLCKLIYFFGSVLCIKHNDYEEVCSNEGCVEKILKAEDDSPESNLTVSKSGQISSSSCVHRHPEKKLKNTFGWARIEVVLMLGGCVFLASLSFSLVVEAIQTLIHIDHQDPMHQPISVFIIGLVGILIHGLCCLLLGGPVSQNTRVPDEESANALLNPGLLLKKKIQIKNCSPREICRDLVGCTMVMICSIIVIFTDPSIAKFVDPGISIISAAILLYLKYPNMKESCLILLQTMPDHMNIDVICKNLMKTFPDIVNVHELHIWQLTEDKIISTAHIMFLNPQDYLRINKAVVNFFHDNGILEVTIQPEFFKDDQNIQMVPEYGMGQCLVQCNNVECFDRNCCEPDDIESIQHC from the exons ATGAA CAGTTTTAAAATGTCTGTCAAAAAAGTGCTCCGCATTTTTAATCCTCATGCAGTCCACATGGTCATTCTACTAATGTTATGTTACTTCTTAGTGCAACTAGTTTTCAGTCATATATCGCATTCACTCACCTTGCTCGTCGACTCGTACCACGTGCTTTGCAAACTAATATACTTTTTTGGATCTGTACTATGTATTAAg cATAACGATTATGAAGAGGTGTGTTCAAACGAAGGTTGCGTGGAAAAGATCCTCAAAGCGGAGGACGATTCTCCTGAGTCCAACTTGACAGTATCCAAGTCCGGTCAAATATCGTCTTCCAGT TGCGTGCATCGTCATCCCGAGAAGAAGTTAAAGAACACATTCGGATGGGCAAGGATCGAAGTGGTTTTAATGCTCGGTGGTTGCGTGTTTTTGGCGTCCCTTAGTTTCTCACTGGTGGTCGAAGCTATTCAAACTCTCATACACATCGACCATCAAGATCCAATGCATCAACCGATATCAGTGTTCATTATCGGTCTTGTTGGTATACTTATCCACGGACTGTGTTGTTTATTACTAGGAg GTCCAGTATCACAAAACACAAGAGTTCCTGACGAAGAGAGCGCTAATGCTCTTTTAAATCCTGGTCTattgctgaaaaaaaaaatacaaattaaaaactgcaGTCCAAGAGAAATATGTCGAGATTTAGTTG GTTGTACAATGGTGATGATATGTTCGATCATCGTAATATTCACAGACCCTAGCATAGCAAAGTTTGTTGATCCTGGAATTTCAATCATATCGGCTGCAATATTGCTCTACCTCAAGTATCCGAATA tgaaaGAATCATGCCTGATTCTTCTTCAAACCATGCCCGACCATATGAATATTGATGTAATTTGCAAAAACTTGATGAAAACATTTCCAGACATAGTAAACGTACATGAACTCCATATATGGCAACTGActgaagataaaataatatctactgcacatattatgtttcttaACCCTCAa GATTATTTGAGAATAAATAAAGCGgttgttaattttttccatGATAATGGCATTTTAGAAGTAACTATTCAACCAGAGTTTTTCAAAGACGACCAGAATATACAAATGGTACCAGAGTATGGTATGGGACAGTGTTTGGTTCAGTGCAATAACGTCGAGTGCTTCGATAGAAATTGCTGTGAACCAGATGATATTGAATCAATTCAACATTGTTAA
- the LOC100163422 gene encoding zinc transporter 1 isoform X2, producing MNFKMSVKKVLRIFNPHAVHMVILLMLCYFLVQLVFSHISHSLTLLVDSYHVLCKLIYFFGSVLCIKHNDYEEVCSNEGCVEKILKAEDDSPESNLTVSKSGQISSSSCVHRHPEKKLKNTFGWARIEVVLMLGGCVFLASLSFSLVVEAIQTLIHIDHQDPMHQPISVFIIGLVGILIHGLCCLLLGGPVSQNTRVPDEESANALLNPGLLLKKKIQIKNCSPREICRDLVGCTMVMICSIIVIFTDPSIAKFVDPGISIISAAILLYLKYPNMKESCLILLQTMPDHMNIDVICKNLMKTFPDIVNVHELHIWQLTEDKIISTAHIMFLNPQDYLRINKAVVNFFHDNGILEVTIQPEFFKDDQNIQMVPEYGMGQCLVQCNNVECFDRNCCEPDDIESIQHC from the exons ATGAA TTTTAAAATGTCTGTCAAAAAAGTGCTCCGCATTTTTAATCCTCATGCAGTCCACATGGTCATTCTACTAATGTTATGTTACTTCTTAGTGCAACTAGTTTTCAGTCATATATCGCATTCACTCACCTTGCTCGTCGACTCGTACCACGTGCTTTGCAAACTAATATACTTTTTTGGATCTGTACTATGTATTAAg cATAACGATTATGAAGAGGTGTGTTCAAACGAAGGTTGCGTGGAAAAGATCCTCAAAGCGGAGGACGATTCTCCTGAGTCCAACTTGACAGTATCCAAGTCCGGTCAAATATCGTCTTCCAGT TGCGTGCATCGTCATCCCGAGAAGAAGTTAAAGAACACATTCGGATGGGCAAGGATCGAAGTGGTTTTAATGCTCGGTGGTTGCGTGTTTTTGGCGTCCCTTAGTTTCTCACTGGTGGTCGAAGCTATTCAAACTCTCATACACATCGACCATCAAGATCCAATGCATCAACCGATATCAGTGTTCATTATCGGTCTTGTTGGTATACTTATCCACGGACTGTGTTGTTTATTACTAGGAg GTCCAGTATCACAAAACACAAGAGTTCCTGACGAAGAGAGCGCTAATGCTCTTTTAAATCCTGGTCTattgctgaaaaaaaaaatacaaattaaaaactgcaGTCCAAGAGAAATATGTCGAGATTTAGTTG GTTGTACAATGGTGATGATATGTTCGATCATCGTAATATTCACAGACCCTAGCATAGCAAAGTTTGTTGATCCTGGAATTTCAATCATATCGGCTGCAATATTGCTCTACCTCAAGTATCCGAATA tgaaaGAATCATGCCTGATTCTTCTTCAAACCATGCCCGACCATATGAATATTGATGTAATTTGCAAAAACTTGATGAAAACATTTCCAGACATAGTAAACGTACATGAACTCCATATATGGCAACTGActgaagataaaataatatctactgcacatattatgtttcttaACCCTCAa GATTATTTGAGAATAAATAAAGCGgttgttaattttttccatGATAATGGCATTTTAGAAGTAACTATTCAACCAGAGTTTTTCAAAGACGACCAGAATATACAAATGGTACCAGAGTATGGTATGGGACAGTGTTTGGTTCAGTGCAATAACGTCGAGTGCTTCGATAGAAATTGCTGTGAACCAGATGATATTGAATCAATTCAACATTGTTAA
- the LOC100163422 gene encoding zinc transporter 1 isoform X3 — translation MSVKKVLRIFNPHAVHMVILLMLCYFLVQLVFSHISHSLTLLVDSYHVLCKLIYFFGSVLCIKHNDYEEVCSNEGCVEKILKAEDDSPESNLTVSKSGQISSSSCVHRHPEKKLKNTFGWARIEVVLMLGGCVFLASLSFSLVVEAIQTLIHIDHQDPMHQPISVFIIGLVGILIHGLCCLLLGGPVSQNTRVPDEESANALLNPGLLLKKKIQIKNCSPREICRDLVGCTMVMICSIIVIFTDPSIAKFVDPGISIISAAILLYLKYPNMKESCLILLQTMPDHMNIDVICKNLMKTFPDIVNVHELHIWQLTEDKIISTAHIMFLNPQDYLRINKAVVNFFHDNGILEVTIQPEFFKDDQNIQMVPEYGMGQCLVQCNNVECFDRNCCEPDDIESIQHC, via the exons ATGTCTGTCAAAAAAGTGCTCCGCATTTTTAATCCTCATGCAGTCCACATGGTCATTCTACTAATGTTATGTTACTTCTTAGTGCAACTAGTTTTCAGTCATATATCGCATTCACTCACCTTGCTCGTCGACTCGTACCACGTGCTTTGCAAACTAATATACTTTTTTGGATCTGTACTATGTATTAAg cATAACGATTATGAAGAGGTGTGTTCAAACGAAGGTTGCGTGGAAAAGATCCTCAAAGCGGAGGACGATTCTCCTGAGTCCAACTTGACAGTATCCAAGTCCGGTCAAATATCGTCTTCCAGT TGCGTGCATCGTCATCCCGAGAAGAAGTTAAAGAACACATTCGGATGGGCAAGGATCGAAGTGGTTTTAATGCTCGGTGGTTGCGTGTTTTTGGCGTCCCTTAGTTTCTCACTGGTGGTCGAAGCTATTCAAACTCTCATACACATCGACCATCAAGATCCAATGCATCAACCGATATCAGTGTTCATTATCGGTCTTGTTGGTATACTTATCCACGGACTGTGTTGTTTATTACTAGGAg GTCCAGTATCACAAAACACAAGAGTTCCTGACGAAGAGAGCGCTAATGCTCTTTTAAATCCTGGTCTattgctgaaaaaaaaaatacaaattaaaaactgcaGTCCAAGAGAAATATGTCGAGATTTAGTTG GTTGTACAATGGTGATGATATGTTCGATCATCGTAATATTCACAGACCCTAGCATAGCAAAGTTTGTTGATCCTGGAATTTCAATCATATCGGCTGCAATATTGCTCTACCTCAAGTATCCGAATA tgaaaGAATCATGCCTGATTCTTCTTCAAACCATGCCCGACCATATGAATATTGATGTAATTTGCAAAAACTTGATGAAAACATTTCCAGACATAGTAAACGTACATGAACTCCATATATGGCAACTGActgaagataaaataatatctactgcacatattatgtttcttaACCCTCAa GATTATTTGAGAATAAATAAAGCGgttgttaattttttccatGATAATGGCATTTTAGAAGTAACTATTCAACCAGAGTTTTTCAAAGACGACCAGAATATACAAATGGTACCAGAGTATGGTATGGGACAGTGTTTGGTTCAGTGCAATAACGTCGAGTGCTTCGATAGAAATTGCTGTGAACCAGATGATATTGAATCAATTCAACATTGTTAA
- the LOC100164194 gene encoding N(4)-(Beta-N-acetylglucosaminyl)-L-asparaginase, producing MSIKSCFYRCRLILSVISCFIIFTVVIHKLYCYNLKDNCLTYNTPMVISTWAFTNATTKSWSVLNMTGTAIDAVVAGCTVCEQEQCDGTVGYGGSPDENGETSLDALIIDGATMNMGAVGHMKRIKSASKVARLVMENTKHTLLVGDEATQFAIQMGFKETNLSTIESLNLWKQWKSNNCQPNFWTNVNPDPKMYCGPYKPNLLKNSKPEPNLVDTKNHDTIGIIAIDHERNIAAGTSTNGAKFKIPGRVGDSPIPGSGAYAMNTYGAAAATGDGDILMRFLPSFHAVQAMKNGHNPTKAAQLAIDTISNYYPDFSGAVIAVNKYGDYGAACHGFDRFPYSIANPKHNKVSLLYITCTKSKS from the exons atgtctataaagaGCTGTTTTTATCGTTGCAGACTAATATTATCTGTTATAAGTTGTTTCATCATATTTACTGTAGttattcataaattgtattgttataatttaaaagacaATTGTTTAACTTATAATACTCCAATGGTTATCAGTACGTGGGCGTTTACTAATGCAACAACAAAaa gTTGGTCAGTGTTAAACATGACAGGCACCGCAATCGATGCAGTTGTAGCTGGATGTACAGTTTGTGAACAAGAGCAATGTGACGGTACCGTTGGTTATGGTGGAAGTCCTGATGAAAATGGAGAAACTTCTTTAGATGCTCTTATCATTGATGG AGCTACAATGAATATGGGAGCTGTTGGGCATATGAAACGTATCAAGTCAGCCTCTAAAGTAGCACGGCTTGTGATGGAAAACACAAAACATACTCTTCTTGTAGGTGATGAAGCAACACAATTCGCTATACAGATGGGCTTTAAAGAGACTAATCTCAGCACAATTGAGTCGTTAAACTTGTGGAAACAATGGAAATCTAATAATTGTCAGCCAAACTTTTGGACt aatGTCAATCCAGatccaaaaatgtattgtgGGCCTTACAAACCAAATTTGCTCAAAAATTCAAAGCCTGAGCCAAATCTTGTGGATACAAAAAATCATGATACTATTGGAATTATTGCAATTGACCATGAACGTAATATTGCTGCTGGTACATCTACAAATGGTGCCAAATTCAAAATACCTGG AAGAGTTGGTGACTCTCCCATTCCTGGATCGGGTGCTTATGCTATGAACACCTATGGTGCCGCTGCAGCAACAGGTGATGGAGACATACTGATGCGTTTTTTACCAAG tttCCATGCAGTTCAAGCAATGAAGAATGGCCATAATCCAACAAAAGCAGCTCAATTAGCTATAGATACGATTTCCAATTATTATCCAGACTTTAGTGGAGCAGTTATTGCTGTTAATAAGTATGGAGATTATGGTGCTGCTTGTCATGGATTTGACAGATTCCCATACTCAATCGCAAACCCTAAACACAATAAAGTGTCCTTATTATATATCACATGTACcaaatcaaaatcataa